GTGAACTCTGGCCCATGAAAGTTCGGTAATCTAGCTAACTACCTCTTATAACCTATGAATGGAGTCGATATTTCGCCTGTCGATCTACCGTATAATGTTATATATGAACAATAGTTGCATAATAtattagcttgctagcaaaaGTTTCGTTTGCTAGCAAGAAAACAGTCTACATTACACTGTTCACATCACTCCCAGCTAGCACCGAGCTGACACCAGTCAAGATGAGACTTAAGTTAGATATACAGGCGTTTCTTATATGCAAGACAGTGAGTGCTgctattagctagctaactaactagcttaaTAGTTGATCTCTTGAAAAGTTGGCTAACATTACATGTAACTACATATGTAGCTGCATTTGACATTCAGACTAATCTGGATCTTATAGATCAAACACCAGTTTCTGCAGGCATCAATGTAGATCAAGCTATTCATGTCATATTCTGAActgcattttagcaggatcagatTTTGACCGTGACAGTTCCTGTCAaagcaggatcagacagccagggaggaAAGGTCAACCATGGtgctgaggtgaaatgttgcTGCATAGCAATGCTTTTTATAAGTGGATAACTTgaaacaaaattatgttataaTGTGTAGCCCATACATtcaatgttaatttttaataaCCTGAAGGATGTTGTCCAGTCTAGTCATGTCAGACTATTGTGGAAATTGATGTACAGTACAGGCAATTTACTGTAGATCACATGTTCATGTAGATTACAttatatcagccacacacattgaaatacagtagTCTTTAGTAGCTCATCACTAAGAGGACACATCAAAGACAATATCTtaactaagtaatattaaatgaaatggctgaaggcAGAATTTTTCATGTTTCATCAAGCAGAATCAAAGAGACATTGTGTCCACCAGTGCACATACACCATATGGGCAAAAGTATGTGCACCCTCACCATCACACCCATATGAGCTAGTTGGAAATCCCATTTCAAAAACCTtggcattttcaaaaaatatttgtcctgCTAACATATCACAGTCTCACTACTGTGTCAGTTGGCTGTATCTGTAAGAACACTCCAGTGATTTTACTTTGTAGCATTGGATTGTGAGTTCCCTTGTGCTTTTTATTACGTAAAATAAACATGGGCAAATTAAACGTTGAAGATCTCGTGAAggccccccccccaatataaCATTATGAGGGGGATGTAATGTAAATATGAGGGGGAGTGGGAGGGTAAGGCACATGGAATATGTTTGGAGAGGCCTCTCTGTTGGTAAAGGTGGTCTTCTGTCCATTTATGCAACAGGCGAAGATGGACAGAAGAAGAAATAGAGACAGAGTATGTTTTGGAGCCATTGTTACCTGCATCTCCTGTTACAATACATAAACAGCTGAAGATGGAGCACGAAGAGCATTGAGGCTTGCTGAGTGAGGATGTGTGTGGCTTCCTGTTTAAGCGGTTATACCGCTTCCTGatataatttgtaatttttttttatgctgaaCGTTACTAAGAGAAAAGGCATAAACCAAAAATGTAACTTAAAAAGAGACTGACAGGTGTTTTGTTTCCTGAAGCAGACCGTTGCCTGATGTTTAAGCGCTGGGGGTTCTTTTGAACTCTGCCTAGTATTTCTTATTTAAACTAACTTGCTCtgtatacaattgtgctcataaatttgcataccctggcagaaattatgaaatgttggcattgatttagaattttttttacattttatttaattatagtgatcatatgaaaccattcattatcacatagttgtttggctcctttttaaatcataatgatagcaaaaatcatccaaatggccctgatcaaaagtttaatcaatgaatcaatcaaatgtatttataaagccctttttacatcagcagttgtcacagagtgcttttacaaaacaacagtagtgttgaatttcactggctaggaaaaactccctaagaatgccaaagtttaggaagaaaccttgagaggaaCCAGCCTCCGAGTGGTGACCAGTCCACTTCTGgatgtgccgggtgaacatattaagattacaattataataattaataaatgtgggGTGAGTCTAGAgtttatttaaacttagtccaggtcgcaaagcatgaccagatggacaaggacagggacaacacgggggaggaggtgtcagcatagtggcagctgaaatcgtcaggtattgtcttgatctgcaacacaaccaggaggactttggacagggacagcaacgggtctttcaagacaggactccgcaggtgtgggccaggacctcatgtcctcctaagttcaaaccgggaggagactgggaatattcataaaatgcattcctcatatcaacaaggatttatagtggagaagtagaacttagtggagaaggagaactgaccctacaccccagcacaataatatagcagcataagaccttgggactgagacaggggggtctggcgacactgtggccctatctgggggaggccccgaacagggcccaacaggcaggacaTCAATTTACATAccattgaatgtttggccttgttacagacacacaaggtgacacacaggtgaaaatggcaattaaaggttaatttcccacacgtgtggctttttaaattgcaattagtgtaaatagtcaatgagtttgttagttctcatatggatgcactgagcaggctgagccatggggagcagaaaaaaactgtcaaaagacctgcgtaacaaggtaataagGTAATACAAGGTAataatcccataagaaatgtgttttgcctgctcactcatgttttctttacaaatggtacatatattaccaattctccaagggtatgcaaacttttgatcacAACTGTAAGAGCTTCGGGTTACGGACTTAATGTCAAAATTTAAGATAATAACCGACTTCAGCCACCAGCACACAAAATTATAACATTTTGGTTGTATCCGTttgttatttatatagcactaAACACCACTGTTAAGATTTAccttcattttcattttttagcaGTTCAGCAGCCTAGTGATCGGTTATTTAACAATATTTCCTCATCTATTGCGTTGTTCTTTTTCACGAATAAGGCATCTCCCTAATTTagatttgattagattcaactctattttcatttaacagtgcaagtacagtacaacgatgcagttaacatctaaccagaagtgcaaatagaaagggcagaacatttaaaaagtatttagtattatgtatgttacaagtgggatgtatgtgcaatgaaggcacaCGCAAGTACAAATGGCCGTTCTATGTGCAATGAATCAAttgaaggtagcatgtgcaactgaaatgcagggacagaAGCAATGACGTTCCCGAGGTAGTTAGGCGTTTGGTGTGTTGCATGCGTTGGATATTTCCTACTTGTGCCCCGTAACGTGTGCGTTATTCAAACCCAACTGTCAATTTATAAATACGGTATACAACTAATCTCCAGAAAGCCTTGTCAGAACGGAATTAAGtgaatatatttgtaattgtaaatatatgaaatattattCGTAATAAGTGTGTCTTACATAATTATATATGTAATGACTAAAAcgaacaaaaaacacacactcaaatacagCTTGTTGAACTTATAGCTATCCAAGTGGCAGACATACGAGTTGACAAACGTGCAGTTGCTAACATATCGttcagaacatttgtattgccAACAAATTAAAGTTACTGAGCTGGTAGCCGAATATCGGAAGAAATCTTCCTCCACGTATTATTTGTAGCATGTATTATTTGTAGGGTAGGATAACCGGCGACCGCACATATCAGCCTCTGTTTAGATGCGTCGCAAATCAAAACATCATGCACAGCGATATAGAATAGTAAACAACGATGCATTAGCTGCACAATTGGCGgatgtagtctggcccaggcgTGAATATGAAACCgaaatagaaaaacaagtgATTGGCATTCCGAATCTTTAAAGTGAACTGAATCGTTCAGAACAGGTGTAAAAAGATCGGATCAGTTGAATCACTGATTCATTTAATGAATATTTTTGTCCAAGCTCTTAATTCCATCTCAATGCCATGCTGGGACCTTGTTGTTTACTATAGTACCATTCTGTTTAATGACTCAGAAAAATAAGAATGTTACCGAATTATCAATTTTTTCAACAATTACCAAATTATTCagtcaacagaaaacaataTCACAGTAGGCCGCCTTGAACAACCATGGCAATCCATTATCCGATTTGGTCGTATACAACATTATGTGGCCTAGACTGTCGGATCCCGAGTAGGATCAAACGTTGTTGCCTCGGATGATTCTCGGATAGGTGTTATAAAATACAGACTTTATCcgaaattataattatataataagaaaatatactgaaaataatgaacatCATATAATTCAAAACGGCTATGTTTTGCAGTTGGTTAAAGCTATTTGAGCGTCCATCGCTCTTCACAGCATAATTGTTTGAGGTTCTAATAATTTACCAAAAAAAATGcctatttaataaatatttcagtggAGATATGCGATCAGAGGCTTTTATGTTAAGAGGCTTGAActgttgtaaatacatttcaaagataGGCTATTATTCGCAATCGCACGATCGGCTCTGGAGTGCACATCATGCAATTATTCTAAACTACTAGAACTACCAAGCCTATAAGACATCCCACATGCACTACATTAGACTTACATTTGTGCACAGGCCATGTAACCGATGTGCTTAAGCAGTCTACtgtatttaacaaataaattagCCTCTAGGGCAACGCCCTTTAGTGCAAGACAAGATAGcacattttggagaaatgtgtGTTGTGCGTCCTTACAACAGACAACTTGTCAACGTTTTAAAGTATTGATTACTTTCTAAAAAAATGCAACATAggttaaacaatgtttttgacCGGACGAATTTTAACAAAAGCATGTGAAAACTTAAACGTTGGCTGTCGGATCCCGTGGGTGATTTGGATAGGACGTTCAGATACAGGTCGGCTCGGATAGGCCTATATAGGTTACATTTCAGTTCCGATGAAGACCTCTAAGATGAGGAATAATATATTGGTTTCCACAATTATTTTAGAAATTATAGTTATTCAGTGGATTGTGACATCTGACAAGTGTTAAGCAATGGTGGTGAGTTTGCATTCCGACTTCACATCAGCGTAAACTCGCAAAAGTGATTCACTGATTGAATGAATCTTCTAGAGCAGTAATTCAGTACACCCAGTTTACTGAAAAAGATTCGTTCAAAAAGAAAGTATCGTTCACGATTCGCACAACCCTAAAACAAGGAGGGTTGCCTGTTCGCAAACGTGAGCAAATTAGGAGTATGTTgctgtttttgtggatttggccTAAGTATTGCCGATCAAATTCCGAATCTTGTTTAGAATTCTCTGCATTAATAGAAACTTATAGAAAACTGATTGGAGCATAAGCTTTCAGTTTCATTTCTTCCCAACTTTCGATTTAGACTTCGTCGTAATTAATGGGCGTTGTATCTGCTGTGATGttaaatagcatctataaagCCCAGTCTCACAGCACTATTCATCCCACTCAGAAGCAATGGCCCTTGAGGTATGGACCAAAAATTTCGAGGATACGATAGAGGAGAATGAAATAGAGGATAGCTGGAGCATTGTATTTGATGACACGATTGTTCCTGATCAACCAGAAGGAGGTTGGAAACAATTCATCAGTGGGGCGTTTGCAAGGTACTTAAATAGCCTGCCATGTGCAGACCTGTCAGAAGTTTCCATATTGGATGTTTGGTACTGGATGTATGCTGGTTTCACGAAGATAATGTAGAGCTAAATGATTTTCAGAAATTAGGAGTGTTTTTATGAATGTGCCTGATGAAGTAAATTACGacattcaaatgaaaatatagccTACTTATCTACAATTCGTCCATAAATCGTTTGAAGATATTGTTGGACTGTATGCACTCAACTCTCATACTGACATGACGTTCTTCAAATCTCTGGCTCTTTTACCAGTTATTCATGTAATCCAGTATTGGTctcattgtgatttttttttgtatacgATGCTGAACAGTCCTTATTTGCCCATATTGAAACCGAGCATAAAGGTAACGAGCCACGGACACCTATAACGCTGTGTATCGGAGACGAAACCCACAAAGAAGCGATCTCGGGGTCCCGACTGGTTGTGGGAGCGTTCACATTAGAAATAGCCATCTTCTTGATACTTAAAGTTCCAATAGCTCTTACAAAAGGTCCACATTGACAATGAAAAGTATATCTTCTTGACCAGGGGAGGGTGATGAACAATGTACACCCTTTACTTTTTCGAAAATCGGAAGTTTCAAAATTTGATGGAACATTGTCATTTTAATACCTCCAACAATAGATATTACATGCAGGGCCGTAGCCAATGCGGGGAAAGGTGGATATGATTCACGGGGCCCATTGCGTGGTAGGGCCCTCTGATTGAATTCATGTCAATGTCATCTTTAAGTGGGGGGGCCTAGCCATTCGTCTTTTCAAGGGGCCCCAGGATTCCTGATGACAGCCCTGATTACATGACTATacaaattgtatatttttgatCAGGGGAGGGTGAGGAACAATGCACACCCTTTATTTTTTCAGAATTGGAAGTTGAAAAATTTGACTGAACTTCttaatttcaatttcaaaatcTGAGCTTCCAAAATGTTACCGAACATCTTCCTTTCAATAGCTCCAACAatagatacagttgtgctcaaaagtttttgtgctgtttttgaaaatgtgactgatcatgcataaaaacttttattataataaaaagtGATTTGAGCATAGTGATAATATGAAGCTTTTTATTATcccatagttgtttggctctatttcaaatcataataataacaaaaatcacccaaatggccctgatcaaaagtttacattcccttaaatgtttggccttgttacatacacacaatgtgggtatctcttgataccaagccaggGTCacatagaccaagaaagatttcagccaaaacggccagaagaattgttcgggatacaaagaaaaacccacaggtaacctcaggagaaatacaggctgttctggacaaagacagtgtggttgtttcaaggagtacaatttgacgatacttgaacaaaaatttgctgcatggttgagttgccagacagaaacctttactgcgccaatgccacaaaaaagcccggttataatgtgcccgacaacaccttaacatgcctcagcttctggcacattggAATTTGGAGTGACgggaccaaaatagagctttatggtcacaaccataagcactatgtttggagagggtcaacaaggcctatagtgaacagaataccatccccactgtgaagcatggtggtggctcactgatgttttggggggatgtgagctctaaaggcacagggaatcttgtgaaaattgatgacaagatgaatgcagcatgttatcagaaaatactggcagacaatttgcattcttctgcacaaaagctgctcATGGGTCGCTCTTGGACTTTACAgcacaataatgaccctaagcacaaggccaagttgttccttcagtggttacagcagaaaaaggtgaaggttctggagtggccatcacagtctcctgaccttaattacatggggagatctcaaacatgtggttcatgactttgcatgacctggaggcattttgccaagacgaatggccAGCTATACCACTTGTAAGAAtgcagggcctcatagacaactattacaaaatccacactgtcattgatgctaaagggggcaatacacagtattaagaactaagggcatgcagacttttgaacaggggtcagttaagtTTCTTCTATGTTGCCAcgttttgtttaatgattgtgccattctgtaacgacctacagttgaatgtgaatcccataagaaataaaagatgtgttttgccagctaactcatgttttctttacaaatggtacatatattaccaattctccaagggtatgcaaacttttgagcacaactgtatattctAAATCATTGTAGGATGAGGAACAATGCACACcctttatattttcaaaattggaAGTTAAAAAATTAGACTGAACTTAATTTCAATAGCTCCGACAATAGGTGTGCCTTGATTATGAAAAGTATATTATTCTGATCACAGAAGGGCGAGGAAGAATACACacccttttgttttgtttctgtgcaCACAATATGCTTCTAAactttaatgtatacattttaagacATAATATGCATGTTCACATTGCACCTTACCCCAGTGcttagaacaatgcagtgtgaaaggCCTTGTACATGTCCTCTATGTTCTCTGTACTTTTTGTATTCAGGAATTATGTGATTTGTCTCTCCTTAAAGGTTCATGTGCTCAAAGTGCAGGAGAACTTGGCCCTCCAAACGGGTAATGGTCGTGTTTCATATGCGCCGGTGGACTGAGGAGAAATGCGGGAAGGTTAAAGTGAGACGCTACCGACAGAAATGCAAGAGGTGTGTGGAGTGTAACATGGAGGAGCCACGTTTTAAGCAGGAAAACATTGTGGTGCTGCTGGAGAAGCTCGTCGCGAAGATCCTTGTGAAGTGCTACAACCAGCAGCAAGACGAGAAGAATATCCCGTTCCAACTGGATGGCAGGATTGATGGACCACACGAGGCTGCTCACTGCGAAGCTTGCCAACAGGGCATCTGCAGACAGGTGACCACAGGATCAAACCAACAGGACTAAGCAACTAGAATCAGTCGTGGGGGTGGATGGTCAGGAGAGTGGGAAATAATTACCCTGGGATACATTGTTGATGTCCCTGGCTATAATATTATGCTGTGGTTCTCAAGTATGGGTTCTGTGACCCCCTAGGGTAGGCTTACTTGGCGTCTCCACAGGAGGGGGTGCTCTGAAGGTCAAAATTCAGTAGGTATTACAGCTACTAAAAACGATTGGGAAACCACTGATGTAATGAATGCactgactgaaatgtaattttgaaATAAACCGGCTATGCTATGTGTGTATAAATGTTGTAATAAATACTAATtattgaatagaaaatagttcTGGAGGTCTGATTTCACCCTACAAACACTGTGATTATGGATTTTCTGATGTTCTAGTGAAAATGTATTCTGCTGTCCCATAAAAAGCACAATTCAGTGTTGCGTTTGAGTGCGCCCGCTTTACTTTTCTTGGGACTGGGACAATGACGTTTCACTTCAGTCTGTAGTGGGTAGTTGCCTCCGCCTGGCGGCAGCGTTGTGAATCCTTTTTTAGGTTTCGTTTCTCTTGAACCCACCAGCTGCTATGGGAGTTTATCTCATGATGATCACATATCAGGACAAAGTCCTATActcatattatatataataacagTATATATATGTCTTTATATAGTTTTGTTTCTGACTTACGACATTGAATTagcatatatataatatgtagtggtctcttaattttaacccttctgttcctcattcaaaaactttcttttcaacttttttagaaaggaaagaaaaatgtgcagtggtctcttaatattgtgtgtatatatatatatatatatatatatatatatgtatatgtgtgtgtgtgtatgtatgtgtgtgtgtgtgtgtatgtttatatatatactaattaaattatatatataatattgttaTGACTGactacattatatatatatatatatatattaattatatatatatatataattaaatgaTATATTAGTCATAACGGTATGGGGAAAGAAAAACGTATTAGTTTCGATTCattatattttctgtttagAGCTATTGATTTTGTGGGTGAGACAGGCAAGTTAATACCAGTCAGGAACAATGAATTAACACCCTTGCGTTTCCTTACCTGAAACTTACAGGGTATGTAACTTAAGGTAAATAACATTTCATTCTATATATACAGAGAACTCAAACACCCACCTAAACCATATCAGATACACTATTATCTAACTTAAGTTCCATTCACGACGTCGCAGGTAAGAAAACATAACGATGGCACGTAACGAGTTGGCTGAACCCAATCGCAGGTTGAGATACCAAGAAAACATGAAATCGAAACTTTAGAAACTATTAAGTTTTCTTTTTCCCAGACTCAGAGTCTCGACATCCTTAACCACACAAGTGGGTGGGGGTAAAGAAAGAAACAACACTAAATCGCAGCTTCTGTGTATTTCACCAACAACGACTACCCAGGAATAGATCTGTATTTTTCAGTCAAAGGTTAAGAAAATCAGcgaggtaaagttagttttataaCGGACATTCATATTCGCCGGGCAAAACCAACTAATTTAGGACAACGAAAAGTATGGGTTCTTGATCAGGTGAAGGCGAACTACAATCCACACTTTTCAATGTATCAATCAAGAATCTttatattttttagtttttccaaAATAGAAATTTTTATAATGATATAAAAATTCAATATCGtctacaaaaagtgtgccatgacaacaaaagtggtaTATTCTGACTCGGGGAGGataaggggtggggggggggggggggggggggggtaaaaaaaaatagcctGGTCAAATCACCTGGTTGCACAAgggtgcacacccttaaactaatgctTAAACTTAAGCTTGCTTAGTTTAAgcacctttttgttttattacagcactctttttgggcaggagtctattagcatggcacatcttgacgtggcaatatttgcccactcttctttgcaaaggtgctccaaatctatcagattgcaaggacatctcctgtgcacagccctcttcagatcaccccacagatgttcaattggattcaggtctgggctctggctgggccattccaaacatgaatattcttctggtgaagccatgcttttgtggatttggatgtgtgctttgagttgttgttgtgctgaaacgtgaacttcctcttcatctttataTCCAAgttaaaacacttctcttctcacgtgcctatgactgagcacttcaaattaaccacactgtttagccttatagcttcctaagtttttatcccatttaaatatttttcataacTTTGTTTCCTTATTGTataattattatgatgtattcatctgttttgatgttttcatttgagtatttgtttttatcttattgtactttcataaaTTGTTCTTTGTAAAGCCCATttaattgcttcgatgtatgaattgtgctatataaataaacttgcttgcttcatcttcagctttctaacagacgcccaaaggttttttgccaaaattgcctggtatttgaaactgttcataattccttcccacctgactaaggccccgattccagctaaagaaaaacagccccaaagcatgattcaCTGTgcgtatggtgttctttgggtgatgtgcaccgttgtttttgcgccaaacatgacttttggaattatggccaaaatgttcaaccttggtttcatcagaccataacacattttcccacgtggaTTTGGGAGACTTGACGTTTGCTTCTGCAACTCtaagccaggcttggatgtttttcttcgtaagaaaaggcttccgtcttgccaccctcaCCACTGACGTCAAAAacatacagagacagggaacaatgaccgacaaatgaggggagcagaagagaaacattcaaacacatactgattacttaattgggacctggtgtgagtgacgACTGGAGACAAGACACTGAAGGAGTCCAGGGTGAGTTCGTGAACAATGGGAAACcgggaaaagcgggagatgacggagctgtccgtcacctcaccgtcacaaggtgtctgaatactttccgaaaaCACTGACTACACAGTCAACTCAGGAAACATTGCCACacacaatttaacaaattaaagcaaaaataaacaacacaaacaatgagtcaTATGCTGGTTATCAGGGGGAGCCATATACTTTCATTACAACTCAATCATTTCATAATTGTTGATGCGCAACATTTTAAAGGTTCTcatgacagagacagaaaaggcATCATGTCCCTACAACGTCTGCTGTCTGATCCTCAGCCGTGTGGCCTGTAAAACTGGATAAAAGATCCCTGACAGCAAATGCCAAAGAATAGCAATTGACTGATATTTTTAAACTAATGTCAATTAAGGCGAAAGCTGTTAATGCCGTGATGATTTCAGCCAAACCATATGACACAAATTGAGTCTGTTGACAACATTCCTCCAGTGGATTCTCTGAATCCCATCCTCCctttttcttccatttctccctTGCAGGTTCAGCTGCTCCAAGTGTAACAGGGGTTGGTCCTCATGCGTCTTTTGTCAGGAGAGGGAATGGTGAAAGTAGGAGCCTTCCGTCAGAACTGCAGGCAGTGTGATGAGGCACCCATGGAGGAAGCCAGCGTTGAGGAGGAGAAGCTTGAAGTCCTACTGGAGAAActgaggggaaaaaatctgTGAGAAGTGCTATCGAGAGAACCTGGGCAAGAGAAACAACCGCCATTTTGACAATGACAAAGGACCACCCCATGAAAGTTCCCATTGTAAAGCCTGCAGTAAGGGCATCAGCACAAAGCGTCTTAAATGCTGGTAGAATATGGCAGATTTATACGGGTAGAATATGATAGATTTATACTGGTAAAATACGATGGATTTATACTGGTAGAATATTATAGATTTATACTGGTGTAGAataatgaaagatgtgttttggaaggtttgtggaggtgctgtgttgtctggcgtctcaactcagtgggacaccctaatctcacaccaatgggCCTATTTGCATCATGGAACGGACGTGCCCCATCAGCTCAGACAAATCAGGTGTGAGGATGGACAATTAAAAAAAGTAGGAATATGACTTTCGTCGGAGTAACTGCTctgatgtttggtcttttaatgtgtgccccataaagggatgaactcTCCAGTAGGTTTCAATGCTATACATGTTATGTATCGTTTGTTACAGATAAATGTTTACCTGCAAGGCCAAGTGTCTAGCTTTGGATGGCGTTaattgaatatatgtaaatgtgtgaatgccattttcattgttttggccAAGGTGAGGTGATCCTATTATAGATACAATTGGAGAGTTTAGGAAGCTTGACTTCGTTCTTGAAGTCAatctttaacagaagctcctagcacaccttCATGCTATAGTCTCTGAAATACTTATGGTATAATTAGGAGACCGTTAGGCTAGTTGGGAGGACGTGGAATCATGttggtatgtacagtggggagaacaagtatttgacacactgccgatttagcaggttttcctacatacaaagcatgtagagatctgtaatttttatcataggtattttaacaatctaaaacaaaaatccagaaaattacattgtataatttcttaaagaattaatttgcataagtatttgatcacctaccaaccagtaagaattccggctctcacagacctgttagtttttcttgaagatgccctcctgttcttcactcattacctgtattaactgcacctgtttgaactcattacctgtataaaagaaacctgtccacacactcaatcaaacagaattgaacc
The nucleotide sequence above comes from Esox lucius isolate fEsoLuc1 chromosome 8, fEsoLuc1.pri, whole genome shotgun sequence. Encoded proteins:
- the LOC105025356 gene encoding receptor-transporting protein 3-like; translated protein: MALEVWTKNFEDTIEENEIEDSWSIVFDDTIVPDQPEGGWKQFISGAFARFMCSKCRRTWPSKRVMVVFHMRRWTEEKCGKVKVRRYRQKCKRCVECNMEEPRFKQENIVVLLEKLVAKILVKCYNQQQDEKNIPFQLDGRIDGPHEAAHCEACQQGICRQVTTGSNQQD